The genomic window CGGCTTGAGCGGCCTCCAGATCCGGCAATTTCGCGGCATCCAAACCCTCTTTGGCGGCCAAAATTCTGTCCGCCAACTCCGCGCGCTGCTCCGCGTCAATCTGGCCAAAGGCCCGCGGCTGGTCCAGCCCCGCCAGGCCGAAACATCCAAAACCGATCAATCCGATGCCAAGATTAACCACCCACGTCCGAATGGAGTGATGAGCCTGACGTAAAATACAACCTAGCATTCCCCAGTCCTTTATGTTTACCAGTGCCCGCGTCTTGTCCAGAGTTATTTTCATCAGGGCTAAAGGCATTGTAAACCGTCGGGGCTCGTCAATCGCCCCGGCAAGTGCGAAATTGAGGGAACGTTAGAGCCAATCGTCTCCCCGCCCCCGCCGCGCGGGACGTGAAGTGTATTAATGCCGGATTCACTTCACTCTCCCTCTGGGAGAGTCGAGCGTCAGCGAGGAGAGGGCGACCGCGCCGCTGCCAAAGAACCTCCCCTCGCTAAGGCTCGACCCTCCTTAAAAAGGAGGGTGAAGGAAGCGGCCCCAAGGTCCAATGCTGCAGAAATTCATTTCACGTCCCCAGCGGATTGCGGGAAGGTGAGGGGTTAAACTTACACGCGTATCCGCTTCCTCTTCTCTCTTGATGGAGTCCCCACGCCATGTCCGACCAGCTCCACAGCTCAGAACGCCAATTGAACGAAAAGTTTTACGCGGATGTCGACGAGAAGTTGGTGAAGGATTTGCGGGAGGATTTGGGGGACGACGTCGATGCCCGGGCCTTGGCTGCCGCGACGGGAATTGTCGACAGCGATCTGGTGACCGAACTGGTGCGTTTGGGCGTTTCGGCTGAAACGTTGGCGGCCTTCCGGATGATCCCGCTATTGCATGTGGCTTGGTGCGACGGTCAACTACAACCTTCCGAACGCGAGGTTCTGTTGGATGCCGCCTGCCGCCGCAACATGGCTCGCGGATCGGCCGCCTACCGGGTGTTGGATGAATGGATGGAACGCCCGCCGCGCAGCGAATTGATGACGGCTTGGAAGAAGTATTTGGAAGAGATGTGTGACGGTTTATCGTCGACGGCGATTTCGGTATTGCGAAGCGAGATTGTGGGTCAAGCCGAGATGGTCGCGCAAGCCGCCGGCGGCATCCTCGGCATCGCCGCAACCAGCAAAGCCGAAAAGAAGGCCCTGGAAACCATCCGCACCGCCTTCAACCAAGCCGCCGCCTAAGGTCGTAAGGTCGTCGTTCGCTCCGCGAACGCAACGAAACAAAGCGCAACGAAAGGCACAGGCGGTGGATTCGTTGTGTTCGCGGAGCGAACAACGACCATTAACCAAACTGCTGGGTTGCGTAGTCCGCTACGTCGACGGCCGTTGTCATCGGTTGCAGCCGCACGCGAAACGTGACCGACTCGCCGGCCTCCAGCGTGACCACTCGGCCCGCCGCGGTTTCTTCGCCACGCGTGTTGGGCAGATTGGTCGCTGGCTCGATGCCCACCACGTAGCCGTCATCCATCGCTGCGGTATTCTTCCAAACGACCAGCTGAGGCAGCGTGCGGGTGTCGAACTGGACGCCCAACCCCAACGTCCCATCCGCGGATTTCAACAACGCCGCAGAATGCACTCCGTCGGAACTTTCGGGCGTGACAAAGTACACGCGTTCGGCGTACCCGCTTTGAGGCTCACCGATTTGATTCCACTGAGCAATCTCGGCTTGCGACTGTTCGTCTTTTCCTTTGACTTCTTGGCTGGCCACCTGCAGCTCGGCGCCCGGACCCAGCACCGGCGGACCCACGTTGATGTGGTACAGCATTTGCGCCGTGGCCGCTCGGGATAAACCGTTGGTGACCGTGTCTTCGATTTCGACCGACGTTTCTCCGGCCGTCACGGTCAACCGACTGCGCAGTTCCAGGCGTTTGATGAACAGCCGAGCTTCGGTGACCACGCCCTCCAGCGTCAGCCGCCCAGACTCCGGATCCACTTCGACCTTTAGCACGCTGGCCGGCAGGTTGGCGATGCGGCCATGCAGCGGATACTCCAGTTGTCCCGCGTCGTTCCACTGTGGGGCGCCGTTGCTTTCCAAACCGCAGCGGACCAGCAACTCGTCAAAGCCTTCCAGCCAACCGATGCCGCCGGGATCAAACACCGGCACCAAACTCGGGTGCACCGGTCCGGCGACGGGCGACTGCCAACCGAATCGTTTGCCTGCGGATTCCATTCGCCAGATCGCCATGCCTCGCGAGGGCAACACGATGACTCGCACAGCGCCGGTGTCGATCGAAACGACTTCCACACCCGCGGCGGCTCCGTCGACAAAATGGCCTCGACGCAGCGTGATCGTGCCTTTGGTCGTGGAACAATTCACCGCGCACAAGCTGGGTTCGTCTTCCCACCGCACACGTTCCGCCGCGATCTGTTCAAAATCCATTCAATTCCATCCCACAACGAACAACCTTACTTCCCCGCGTTCCACCACCAGCGATCCAGCGAAGCGGGACGGAAGGTGTCGCTGGGACGCGACGAAGCCAAGCTGTCGTAGGTTTCCAGTTTTCCCGTCAGGGTCTGGGAACTGTCGACTAATACGCCACCGCTGGCAACGATGATATGGTGTCGCTTGCCACGATGTTTGACAGTATGCATGACCGCAATCGAATCAACAACTCGGGGCGTCGGCAGCGTGGCGATGGTGCTGGCCGAGTCATGGGCCAGCGGTCCCAGCACCTGTTGCATGGCTTGAGCATCCATGTGTTGTCGCACCAGTTCCGACACGCAAGCGATCGCGTACATGCCTTCCAGTGAACTGTAGATCGGGTACTTCATCGCGATCGCATCGAAGTGTTGATTAAACGCGGCGGTGAAAGCACGGCTGCGAGGATCCACGGCGGCAACATGTCGATTGCCCAGTTGGTCGGGACGCTGATCTTCACTGGCCAGCTTGATCGGGCGACCGACTAATTGGAAGGTGTTGCGATCGGCATCGGCGCGGATCGAAATCGGATTGGCGGTAAACCACAATCGCAGCAGTTGGCCGTCGGGTGGCCCCTGAGCGATCATCTTGGTGACCACGTCCAGGTAGTTGGGAACGCCGCGTGGCATCGGTTGCTGTCCCAACGCCAGCTGCTTCATATGCCGGTCGGCTTCGACCAACATCCAACCCAGCGGTCCATCGCCGGTGGTGCCGAATACCGAAACCGTTTGACGTCCCAGAGCGGTTTGCAACGCGTCGGCGGCGTTACCGATCGGAATCTTGTCTTGTTGAATCTGGGCCGCCACCGCCATCGAACGCGCGATGCCTTCGTTGGTGGGATCGATGGTGCAGCCAAACGATTGGCGATCGAAAACCGAACGCACCACCGCCATCACGACCGGCAGCTGCAACGTCGCGGCGCCGGTTTTGCGGTCACGCGGCCAGCCGTTCGATGTTTCGATGCCTCCCACCGCCCCGGCCAGCAGAATGTCCGGTTTGGCTTCGTCGATCATTACGTACTCAATGCGGCTCAACCCGCCGACGTTATACAGCGATTCGCTGGGCGGCTGACCCAACGTCTGCAAACGGATCCATTCCTGTGCCAGCCGTCGCAACGACACGACTCGCAGCGGCGAGGGTTGCCGCCAATCGTTTGCGTCGGCGTTGGACGCGGCGGTACCCAGTAGAGCGGCGATGTCGTCCAACGACGCGCCGGCCGCCTGCAGATCCGAGTCCCGCACCAGACCTTCGGCATCGACAAAGATGCCGCCCGGATAAGGCGCCATTGTGCTCGGGCCGCCCAACGCTTCCCAAGTATCCGGAGCGACCGTGGTTTCGATCAGGCTCATCAGCTGGGTGAAGTCCGCCAAACTGCCGCCGCCGCGAACGCCTTGGATGGCGGCGGCTTGTTGACCAGGATCGCCGATCGAAGCGATCGAACGCGATGCTGCCAGCGGATCGCCCGACAAACTCTGTTGCAGAGCCAAGCCGGAGAGCCGGCCGTCACGTTGGGCGCCCGCCAGACCGTCGGCTGCCGCGCGAGCCAATCCGAACTCGCCAGCGGCCACCGGCCCAAGGGCGTCTTGGGGAACCGCGAGCGGGGAGACGAGCAGCAGCAGGACAACACCCAGTCCCGCAACACAAACACAACGCAATCGCTTCATCGGACAATCCATAACCGGGCAAGTGAGAAAAGGGAACCGCATCACGGGTATTTGTGTTCTAACATAAACCAACCCGATCACGCCAATTTTTCACCGCCCCAAAAACGTAGCCGAAGTCGCCAGACTTTGGACCGTCCCCCCTCCCCCGTCGTAGCATGGGCCCCCGGCCCGTGCAGATCCTCAGAATTCCGGCGAGTTCAGCCTCGCCCCGCTTACAGATCCCCGGGCACAAAATCGTTGGGCCCCGGTTCGCGTTGCTTGACCGCGGCGGGTTTCTGGTTCAGCGCGTACAGCGGCAGGTGGCGATAATAGACCTCCAAGCAATAGATCGACAGGCAGGTCGTATACAGGCGCCCGCCGGAATTTCCCCAGCGACTACCCTGAGGCGACCAACTGCCGGCCTCGCGACCGCTGCGGACCTGAGCGTCTGGCAGTTGAGACTTCATCCGTGCATTCCAACGGGTCCACGGTGCGCCGCCGTAATGATGCAGCACCTGGGTGGCGTAATACCAGTAGTAATAGTTGCCTTCTTCGATATTGAAGTTGTAGTTGGTGGTAATCGTTTCGACGGCTTCCACCAAAGCCGGATGATCGCGTTGCCAACCCAAGTACTGGCGGCACAATAAACCTTCGGCGGTCATCGTGGGCGAAGCCGTGCCGCGTTCCTGGTAGGAGTACGCTGCGCCGTCATAGGACTGCACCAAGTCGAGGTATTCGTCGACCTTGTACATCACCTGCGGGTCGACTTCCAAGCCGGCCGAGCGCGCACTTTCCAGAGCCATCACGAACCAGCCGGTTACCGACAAGTCGGCACCGATCCGCGGTTCGTATCTCCAGCCCCCGCTGCGGCTCTGAGCTCGCTCGGCATATTTGACCGCTTTCTGGGCAGGTTCGCGAAGCCAGGAATCCTGGGTCATCGCATACAGTTCGCTGATCGCGATCGTGCATTGAGCTTGCGCGTAAGCGCGGGCATGGCGGACGCGGGTGCCACTGGCGAAGAAGCCTTCACGGTCTTGTTGGTTAAGCAGGAATTTGGTGCCGCGTTCAACTTCTTTGGCGTACTTGCCCGTCAGGTGCGTATTGCCGTCCCCTTGAAAAGCCAGCAACGCCATCGCCGTGGCCGCCGCCTTGTTCTCACTGGTTGCCCCGTCCAAATACGGTCCCGTCAAACTCCACGATCCGTCGCGACGCTGTTGTTTCTTCAACCAAGCCAGTCCCGCGTCGACCGCTTCCACCGTCGTCGCGTCGCCTCCGTACGCTGCCAGTAGGGCGCTCTTCATCGCCCCGCTGCGACCGGTAACCATCGGCTTGATCGGTATGTTGCCCGCCTCCAGCGGTACGTTCATCGTCGACAGCGGTTCCGGATCGGGCAGATCCATCAAGGGCATATCCGACGGATCGGGCAGCTCTACCGGCGTGTCGACGGGAAGGTCATCAAAGGATTCCACCATCGAATCCATGGGGTCTTCCATTTGGAATTCCGACAATTCATCGCTGTCGCTTTCCTCGGTTGCCGGGCCCAAGGTCAACACCACGCGGCCGATGCGGTGGCCGGCCGGAGAAGCTAACAGAGCCAACAACAACAGTACGACCAAGTGGATCACCAGACTGATCAGCCACGACGGTGCCTCGCGCAGCGTTTCTTCGACCAGATCCTCCTCTTCGGCTTCCGCTTCGGCCTGCTCCTCGGCGATGCCCTGCAGTTCCCCCTTCCAGCGAATGCCTTTGGCGGAACCGACGCCGGTGGCCGGAGCCTGATTGCCTGCGGCGGCTGCAGCGGCGGGACCGGAAGCGGATGCAACGGCAGCGGGTTGAACCGCTGCGGCCGTGCGAGCGTTGGGACGCGGCGGGCGAATCGCAGCCGGCGTGGCGGCCGGTGGAGGGGGCGGCGGGACGGCACGCGACGCCGAACCCTTAGCTACGCCCGATGAACCGGCCACTGCCGGTGGCCCCGAAACTGCGGGCGGACCTTGAGTCGCTGGAGGAGCAGCCGGCGCTGGCGCCCCTGGGGGGGGCGACGATTGCGAAGCGGAGCGAGACGCGGCGCCGGGAGGTGGTGGCGGTGGAGGCCCCGCCTCGAACGCGTCTATATCGGTATCGGTTTGCGAACCGGCCAAAACGCAGTCTCCCGGAGCGAAGCGATGAAATCAAGAAAAGTTACGAGTGCGGGGGCGGACCAGCGGTAAGCAAAAAAATGCTGCTGGCCGGACCCGCACTGTCATTGTCCTAGTATAAGGAACAACAAGCAAAATAGGGGAATCTGCTCCATGAATCGCGGTCAAAGCCCGTTTTTTGTGGGGAATTGACGGAAAAAACGGACCAATGAGTCGCGTCGAACCGAAGAGGTTGCGTAGAGCTTTCAAGAAATCTTCATCAGCGGGCTCGGACCCGGTTGACAAAAGTCGAGCTTCGATAGATAGTTCTACCACGGTTGCGGCAGCGACCGAAACCATCAAAACCACCAAAACATCGCGGGGTGGAGCAGCCCGGTAGCTCGCGAGGCTCATAACCTCGAGGTCGTCAGTTCGAATCTGGCCCCCGCAACTTTTGGTCGCCTTTCGCTCCGCGAAAGCAGCGCCACGAACTCAAAGGCCGGCATGCCCAGCATGTCGGCCTTTTTTCGTATTTACCCAGTAAATCGCAGTGTTTGCCAGCTCCACGCTGCCCCGCTTCATTCTTGGTTTCTTGGCGGCAGAGATTCTCCTGGACGGCCCTGGGTTATGCGATAGCGGCGTTTTAGGCCGTTTTCTTGGTTTCTCCGTTTCTCTGTTCGTCCGGGTTATCTCCCGTCCGACTCTCCCAGACGGTCAGGATACGAAACGCTTGTGACCAAGCAAAACACTGAGTTTTTGCATCAGTCGCAACGTAGGGGGTGACGAACGGCTCAGCTTGCAGGCTGTCGGTTTAATCGTTTAACCCGCAGCCGAAGGCGCAGGCGAATACGTTAACTGCCGCCACGGGCCAGTCATCGCACCTTGCACTTCGACGCAACGATTAAATCGACAGCCTGCTTGCGGCTAAGAAACAGAGAAATGCCGGGTAATAGAAAGGCAATGCCATGCAGCCCTATACGACCGACACGTCCCGTGAAGCCGAGGCGATTCAATTGGAATTGTTGCGGCGGATGTCACCGGCGGATCGAATCGCCAAGATGTGCAATCTTTCGGCGAGCCTGCGTCGGATGGCGTTCGACGCAATTCGCCGCCGTCACCCCAAAATTGGCGAAAGCGAAGTACGGTTGAAATTCATCGAACTGACCTACGGCAAAGAACTCGCCGATGCCGTTCGCGATCACCTACGGCATCGCGAAGGAGCCTGAACGTGTCCGACGCCGATGACCTGGTACTCGCGTTGCGACCGGTTGCGGAAACGCTCAAAGCGATCGGCTTCCGCTTCTACGTCGGTGGCAGTGTCGCCAGTTCGTATCACGGTGCGGTCCGCTCGACGATGGATGTCGATCTTGTCGGCGAACTGACCGAGGCTGACGTGCCGTCGCTGCTGAAAAAACTCGGCAGCGAATACTATGCGAGCGAACCCGCGATCCGAGACGCGATCCGGCGACAATCTTGCTTCAACCTGGTTCACTTACCCATGTCATTCAAGGTCGACGTATTCGTCAGCCAACAGCGACCGTTTGATTTGCAAGTCATTGCCCGAGCACAGTTGGGGAACCTGGACTCGGATACTGATTGGCTCGTTCCCATCGCCACGGCTGAAGACATCATCGTTATCAAGCTCCAATGGTACCGATTGGACGGCGAGACGTCGGAGCGACAGTGGAACGATATGTCGCGACTGATTTTGCTGCTGGGGGCGTCGGCGGACTTTGATTATTTGCACCCAGCGTCCCAATTGGTCGGCGTCGAAAATCTGCTTGTGCGGCTTCTCGAGAAATGAATTGAGTTCCATTTAGTCGCCGCTATCTCCCTCCGCGTCAATGATCAACTCCGCCTCGTCATCAGCCAAGTCGATCCTGATGTACCCGGTGCTCATTTGGAAAACGGCTCGCGATAGAATGACCGGCAGTGTCCTTTGTTGAGCGGCGTGGCCGAGTCGGTTCACTAAACATCACTCCGTCGACTATCGAGTCGTGTTCGCCGGGCAACGTTTCCGTCCTGTTACG from Roseimaritima ulvae includes these protein-coding regions:
- a CDS encoding aldose 1-epimerase family protein, yielding MDFEQIAAERVRWEDEPSLCAVNCSTTKGTITLRRGHFVDGAAAGVEVVSIDTGAVRVIVLPSRGMAIWRMESAGKRFGWQSPVAGPVHPSLVPVFDPGGIGWLEGFDELLVRCGLESNGAPQWNDAGQLEYPLHGRIANLPASVLKVEVDPESGRLTLEGVVTEARLFIKRLELRSRLTVTAGETSVEIEDTVTNGLSRAATAQMLYHINVGPPVLGPGAELQVASQEVKGKDEQSQAEIAQWNQIGEPQSGYAERVYFVTPESSDGVHSAALLKSADGTLGLGVQFDTRTLPQLVVWKNTAAMDDGYVVGIEPATNLPNTRGEETAAGRVVTLEAGESVTFRVRLQPMTTAVDVADYATQQFG
- a CDS encoding DUF1598 domain-containing protein — encoded protein: MKRLRCVCVAGLGVVLLLLVSPLAVPQDALGPVAAGEFGLARAAADGLAGAQRDGRLSGLALQQSLSGDPLAASRSIASIGDPGQQAAAIQGVRGGGSLADFTQLMSLIETTVAPDTWEALGGPSTMAPYPGGIFVDAEGLVRDSDLQAAGASLDDIAALLGTAASNADANDWRQPSPLRVVSLRRLAQEWIRLQTLGQPPSESLYNVGGLSRIEYVMIDEAKPDILLAGAVGGIETSNGWPRDRKTGAATLQLPVVMAVVRSVFDRQSFGCTIDPTNEGIARSMAVAAQIQQDKIPIGNAADALQTALGRQTVSVFGTTGDGPLGWMLVEADRHMKQLALGQQPMPRGVPNYLDVVTKMIAQGPPDGQLLRLWFTANPISIRADADRNTFQLVGRPIKLASEDQRPDQLGNRHVAAVDPRSRAFTAAFNQHFDAIAMKYPIYSSLEGMYAIACVSELVRQHMDAQAMQQVLGPLAHDSASTIATLPTPRVVDSIAVMHTVKHRGKRHHIIVASGGVLVDSSQTLTGKLETYDSLASSRPSDTFRPASLDRWWWNAGK
- a CDS encoding prenyltransferase/squalene oxidase repeat-containing protein, producing the protein MAGSSGVAKGSASRAVPPPPPPAATPAAIRPPRPNARTAAAVQPAAVASASGPAAAAAAGNQAPATGVGSAKGIRWKGELQGIAEEQAEAEAEEEDLVEETLREAPSWLISLVIHLVVLLLLALLASPAGHRIGRVVLTLGPATEESDSDELSEFQMEDPMDSMVESFDDLPVDTPVELPDPSDMPLMDLPDPEPLSTMNVPLEAGNIPIKPMVTGRSGAMKSALLAAYGGDATTVEAVDAGLAWLKKQQRRDGSWSLTGPYLDGATSENKAAATAMALLAFQGDGNTHLTGKYAKEVERGTKFLLNQQDREGFFASGTRVRHARAYAQAQCTIAISELYAMTQDSWLREPAQKAVKYAERAQSRSGGWRYEPRIGADLSVTGWFVMALESARSAGLEVDPQVMYKVDEYLDLVQSYDGAAYSYQERGTASPTMTAEGLLCRQYLGWQRDHPALVEAVETITTNYNFNIEEGNYYYWYYATQVLHHYGGAPWTRWNARMKSQLPDAQVRSGREAGSWSPQGSRWGNSGGRLYTTCLSIYCLEVYYRHLPLYALNQKPAAVKQREPGPNDFVPGDL